In Lysobacter firmicutimachus, one genomic interval encodes:
- a CDS encoding MoxR family ATPase, whose product MTLDAAPLVPITGAALAQRAADVREEVGKAFIGQAEVLDQILIALLAGGHALLEGVPGLGKTLVVRALSKALDCGYARVQFTPDLMPSDISGHAVYDPKTESFNIRRGPVFTNLLLADEINRAPAKTQSALLEAMQEQQVTIEGHSFELPPPFLTLATQNPVEQEGTYPLPEAQLDRFLLKILIGYPNRADEKRMVSAVSLGRSASDFDLSQVRRVLGPEEIVAMQQGTALVRVDEAVIDYVVRIVGTTRDWAGIALGAGPRGSLALVRAARAQAVLSGRDFVTPDDVREIAKPALRHRIALAPELQIEGQSPDDVLHALLAKVEAPRQ is encoded by the coding sequence ATGACCCTCGACGCCGCTCCGCTCGTCCCGATCACCGGCGCCGCGCTGGCGCAACGCGCCGCCGACGTGCGCGAGGAAGTCGGCAAGGCCTTCATCGGCCAGGCCGAGGTGCTCGACCAGATCCTGATCGCCCTGCTCGCCGGCGGCCACGCCCTGCTCGAAGGCGTGCCCGGCCTGGGCAAGACCTTGGTGGTGCGCGCCCTGTCCAAGGCGCTGGACTGCGGCTACGCCCGGGTCCAGTTCACCCCCGACCTGATGCCCAGCGACATCAGCGGCCACGCGGTGTACGACCCGAAGACGGAGAGCTTCAATATCCGCCGGGGCCCGGTGTTCACCAATCTGCTGTTGGCCGACGAAATCAACCGCGCCCCGGCCAAGACCCAGTCGGCGCTGCTGGAGGCGATGCAGGAGCAGCAGGTCACCATCGAAGGCCACAGCTTCGAACTGCCGCCGCCGTTCCTGACCCTGGCCACGCAGAACCCGGTCGAGCAGGAAGGCACCTATCCCCTGCCCGAAGCGCAGCTCGACCGCTTCCTGCTCAAGATCCTGATCGGCTATCCCAACCGCGCCGACGAGAAGCGCATGGTCAGCGCGGTCAGCCTGGGCCGCAGCGCGTCGGACTTCGACCTGTCGCAGGTGCGGCGCGTGCTCGGTCCGGAGGAGATCGTGGCGATGCAACAGGGCACGGCGCTGGTGCGGGTCGACGAGGCGGTGATCGACTACGTGGTGCGGATCGTCGGCACCACTCGCGATTGGGCCGGCATCGCCCTCGGCGCCGGTCCGCGCGGCAGCCTGGCCCTGGTGCGCGCCGCGCGCGCCCAGGCGGTGCTGTCCGGGCGCGACTTCGTCACTCCCGACGACGTGCGCGAGATCGCCAAGCCGGCGCTGCGCCATCGCATCGCGCTGGCGCCGGAGCTGCAGATCGAAGGCCAGTCGCCGGACGACGTGCTGCACGCGCTGTTGGCCAAGGTCGAAGCGCCGCGGCAATGA
- a CDS encoding DUF58 domain-containing protein has protein sequence MRPAPRVGALALAWSALGLAASAGWAPASAWWLASAALFALLLIDGLRLRGAPTPQVVRQMHDTWAIGVERPVTLVVETLRRQRLDLFDLHPGEWAMRDLPRRVELRRGESASFEYQLRPDRRGDFQFDGVQLRLHSPWGLWWQSRLGGEVQRVRVFPNFAPLAKFAMFSAEQASRLVGAHVKRRRGEGTDFHQMREYRVGDSLRQIDWKATARARRLISREYQDERNQQLVLMLDTGRRLMARDGALSHFDHVLDAALVVAYLALRQGDGVGLLASGGESRWVPPQRGVGAIDNLLRASYALQPQAVATDFLAAATELSLRQRRRSLVMLVTNLRDEDMDDLLAAVRMLRGRHLVCVASLREGSLDQALGDEVVDLSGAIRAGATAQYLEQRAAAHDALRNHGVMVLDVSCEQLAASLVEKYLAVKRDGLL, from the coding sequence CTGCGGCCGGCGCCGCGGGTGGGCGCACTGGCGCTGGCCTGGTCGGCGCTGGGCCTGGCGGCGAGCGCCGGCTGGGCGCCGGCCTCGGCCTGGTGGCTGGCCAGTGCGGCCTTGTTCGCGTTGCTGCTGATCGACGGCCTGCGCCTGCGCGGCGCGCCCACGCCGCAGGTCGTGCGGCAGATGCACGACACCTGGGCGATCGGCGTCGAACGCCCGGTCACCCTGGTCGTGGAGACCCTGCGGCGTCAGCGCCTGGACCTGTTCGATCTGCATCCGGGCGAGTGGGCGATGCGCGATCTGCCGCGCCGGGTCGAGTTGCGGCGTGGCGAAAGCGCGAGCTTCGAATATCAGCTGCGCCCCGACCGGCGCGGCGATTTCCAGTTCGACGGCGTGCAACTGCGCCTGCATTCGCCGTGGGGGCTGTGGTGGCAGTCGCGCCTGGGCGGCGAGGTGCAGCGGGTGCGCGTGTTTCCCAATTTCGCGCCGCTGGCCAAGTTCGCGATGTTCAGCGCCGAACAGGCGTCGCGCCTGGTCGGCGCGCACGTCAAGCGGCGCCGCGGCGAGGGCACCGATTTCCATCAGATGCGCGAGTACCGGGTCGGCGACAGCCTGCGCCAGATCGACTGGAAGGCCACCGCGCGCGCGCGCCGGCTGATCTCGCGCGAGTACCAGGACGAGCGCAACCAGCAACTGGTGCTGATGCTCGACACCGGCCGCCGGCTGATGGCCCGCGACGGCGCGCTGTCGCATTTCGACCACGTGCTGGATGCGGCGCTGGTGGTGGCCTATCTGGCCCTGCGCCAGGGCGACGGCGTCGGCCTGCTGGCCAGCGGCGGCGAAAGTCGCTGGGTGCCGCCGCAGCGCGGCGTCGGCGCGATCGACAACCTGCTGCGCGCCAGTTACGCCTTGCAGCCGCAGGCGGTGGCGACCGATTTCCTGGCGGCGGCGACCGAGCTGTCGCTGCGCCAGCGCCGGCGTTCGCTGGTGATGCTGGTGACCAACCTGCGCGACGAAGACATGGACGACCTGCTTGCCGCGGTGCGCATGCTGCGCGGGCGCCATCTGGTATGCGTGGCCAGTCTGCGCGAGGGCTCGCTGGATCAGGCCTTGGGCGACGAGGTCGTCGACCTGTCCGGCGCGATCCGCGCCGGCGCGACCGCGCAGTACCTGGAGCAGCGTGCCGCCGCGCACGACGCGCTGCGCAACCACGGGGTGATGGTGCTGGACGTGAGCTGCGAGCAACTGGCGGCGTCGCTGGTCGAGAAGTATCTGGCGGTCAAGCGCGACGGTTTGCTTTGA